One Babylonia areolata isolate BAREFJ2019XMU chromosome 20, ASM4173473v1, whole genome shotgun sequence DNA segment encodes these proteins:
- the LOC143294574 gene encoding uncharacterized protein LOC143294574 has translation MASKYVMGKDPSQGPVTRSAAVSGKKEVVGVGEGSPFLKTLGPGSGISRQSPKWIKEMMEAQYNTPPVTSTVVWTNVTTPGGAFTGPRFPSPSQEEERKEEIRRQEEMELRQLERERFELLAQTLAQRPSREESPAARLPTFAPPRLTLPELRPGDDVDDFLDHFEAVADSYNMAEETRSLYLISSLTGKAREAFNNLPPESSYTDLKAALCRQFRISPEAYRKKFREIRKAGSESFIQFGIRLKRTLEHWETMSGMALRDLILIEQLLSTVTDDLAVCIRDEGLRTFQEVIERAERFAEARRGIRVFKTSAGSLGGGLKSSPMPKRGNLSYSQHPLAEQSPYSVVQPRGSMASAPKSATAPGKGGNQCFYCGDGGHYKRDCPKLKRDRRQQAAVGHTHESCALATVPVFSAEQQGDQGGIGPTCSVFLSLVEDRIVDSIRDSGATCTFVDESVVPPDAEKGGTCQVTGVEKSFNAVRPYVKVQVATPYFKGAVWAVALRNPAYTLLIGNNVLFADGTRQGVSTQLPREVLAAVTTRAMARDQAPVLQPTQGPVTDAVALHTDRETVRRLQARDHTLQQLRQVTTPNINTERKGKTSYTMHDGLLFRVFHKNGEHLKQLVVPLGLRRTVLSLGHDIPMAGHLGVRRTQERVWQHFYWPGMCKDVRQYCRSCDVCQRTSPRGKNQRVPLGTVPLVSEPFQKVGVDIVGPITPASARGNRYILVVVDYATRYPEAIALKGIDSVTVADALWQMWTRVGVPSEVLTDRGTQFTSDVMAQPKDWDLFIPAVLFAFREVPQESLRFSPFELLYGRTVRGPMALLHQLWTKEASSPPETLTEVEYVVDLRNRLEETCRLARENLQQAATKYKRQYDKKAHERWFEVGDEVLLLLPEKKNKLQIAWQGPYRVIERVDDWDYRIAVKGTPRLYHANLLNRYTRREECSAAVAPVVIEETEDDHTGSFSSQGIPLLPLQAEETWKDVSVHTNLTSSQKQEIMGICQSASGVLTDLPLRCTVGECELVLEDITPVRVRQYPLPHSQYDVIREEVQSMLKMGVIEPATSPYSAPIVLVKKKDGKVRFCVDFRRLNRVLRFDAEPLPDFNQIFAKLSHAKYFSKLDLAKGYWQIPMKESDRPKTAFTTPQGQFQWLVMPFGLKTAGAIFSRIMRRILGPLQLDDAHNFMDDLLLATGTWDRHTEVLQQILCRLQEVQLSARPTKCQLGCPEISFLGHHLQGGQLHPEQDKVAKIREAHPPATKKELHAFLGLAGYYRRFVPKFSETALPLTNKTKGSEPNKVLWSDECQKAFDKLKEALINPPVLVLPDPSKTFVLRTDASGLGLGAVLLQDHGEGLQPIAFASKKLSGAEQRYHTIEQEALAVVWGIRKFYPYLYGRHFVLESDHHPLKYLHRIRPVSRRLMGWAVELQSHSFTFRHIKGVDNLGADYLSVESKATYGHIDE, from the exons ATGGCTTCCAAGTATGTCATGGGAAAAGATCCATCCCAAGGACCGGTTACAAGGTCAGCTGCGGTCTCAGGCAAGAAAGAAGTGGTCGGTGTCGGGGAGGGTTCTCCCTTTCTGAAAACTCTGGGCCCTGGCTCGGGAATTTCTCGGCAGTCCCCTAAGTGGATCAAGGAGATGATGGAGGCACAGTATAACACCCCTCCAGTCACTTCCACAGTGGTTTGGACAAATGTCACCACTCCTGGGGGAGCTTTTACAGGCCCAAGGTTCCCCAGTCCTTCACAG gaggaggagaggaaggaggagatacGTCGACAGGAGGAGATGGAGCTCCGGCAGTTAGAGCGAGAGAGATTTGAGCTTTTGGCTCAAACCCTTGCTCAGCGGCCTAGCCGAGAGGAGTCCCCAGCAGCGAGACTGCCCACTTTCGCCCCTCCAAGGCTGACTCTTCCTGAGTTGCGCCCAGGCGACGATGTCGACGATTTTCTAGATCATTTCGAAGCAGTCGCTGACTCCTATAACATGGCAGAAGAGACTCGATCGCTTTACTTGATTAGTTCCTTGACAGGAAAGGCACGGGAGGCATTTAACAACTTACCTCCGGAGAGTTCTTATACTGATCTGAAAGCGGCGCTTTGCCGTCAGTTCAGGATATCCCCTGAAGCTTACCGTAAAAAGTTTAGGGAGATACGCAAAGCCGGAAGTGAGTCCTTCATCCAGTTTGGGATTCGTCTTAAGCGTACGCTCGAGCACTGGGAAACCATGTCCGGAATGGCACTGAGGGACTTGATTCTTATTGAGCAGCTTCTCAGCACTGTGACAGACGACCTGGCTGTGTGTATCAGGGATGAAGGCCTTAGAACGTTCCAGGAAGTCATAGAGAGGGCCGAACGCTTTGCGGAAGCTAGAAGGGGAATCAGGGTCTTCAAGACCAGTGCAGGTTCTCTAGGTGGGGGACTCAAGTCTTCGCCCATGCCGAAGCGTGGGAACCTAAGCTATTCTCAGCATCCGTTGGCTGAACAATCACCGTATTCAGTTGTTCAGCCTCGTGGCAGCATGGCGTCTGCCCCTAAGTCAGCCACTGCACCGGGTAAGGGGGGCAATCAGTGTTTTTATTGTGGCGATGGGGGACATTACAAACGCGACTGTCCAAAGTTAAAGAGAGACCGGAGGCAACAAGCGGCAGTCGGCCACACACACGAGAGTTGCGCTTTAGCAACTGTACCTGTGTTCAGCGCTGAACAACAAGGTGACCAAGGAGGAATAGGGCCTACCTGTTCTGTGTTTCTCAGCCTCGTAGAGGATCGGATAGTCGATTCTATTCGAGACTCTGGCGCTACATGCACTTTCGTTGACGAGAGTGTGGTACCTCCTGACGCCGAGAAAGGAGGAACGTGTCAGGTGACTGGAGTTGAAAAGTCCTTCAACGCTGTCCGTCCTTATGTTAAGGTACAGGTTGCTACACCGTACTTTAAAGGAGCTGTGTGGGCTGTGGCACTCCGGAATCCTGCATATACACTGCTCATTGGTAACAACGTGCTTTTCGCAGACGGCACACGACAGGGGGTGTCGACGCAGCTACCCAGGGAGGTGCTGGCAGCAGTAACCACACGAGCGATGGCAAGGGATCAGGCGCCCGTCTTACAGCCTACTCAGGGACCGGTGACAGACGCAGTAGCTCTCCACACGGATAGGGAGACCGTCCGTCGTCTTCAGGCCAGAGACCACACCCTGCAGCAACTGAGACAAGTGACAACTCCCAATATCAACACAGAACGGAAGGGTAAGACATCTTACACAATGCATGACGGTCTCTTGTTCCGTGTGTTCCACAAGAACGGGGAGCACCTCAAGCAACTGGTGGTACCTCTGGGCCTCAGGCGCACTGTTCTCTCCCTAGGGCATGACATACCCATGGCGGGGCATTTGGGAGTTCGGCGGACACAAGAGCGAGTGTGGCAACacttctactggcctggcatgtgcaAGGATGTCCGCCAGTACTGTCGGTCGTGTGACGTCTGTCAGCGTACTTCTCCGCGTGGCAAGAACCAGCGCGTGCCGTTAGGTACTGTCCCTCTTGTGTCAGAACCCTTCCAGAAAGTGGGAGTGGACATCGTAGGTCCAATCACTCCAGCCTCTGCGCGGGGCAATCGTTACATTCTGGTGGTCGTTGATTACGCCACACGTTACCCAGAAGCCATTGCGTTGAAGGGAATCGATTCTGTCACAGTTGCAGACGCACTGTGGCAAATGTGGACCCGAGTGGGAGTACCCTCGGAGGTACTCACAGACAGAGGTACCCAGTTCACAAGTGACGTGATGGCTCAG CCCAAGGATTGGGATCTGTTCATTCCGGCCGTCCTGTTTGCGTTCAGGGAAGTGCCACAGGAGTCCCTGCGGTTTTCTCCCTTTGAGCTTCTGTATGGCCGCACGGTCAGGGGGCCCATGGCTCTTTTGCACCAGCTGTGGACCAAGGAAGCGTCATCGCCTCCAGAAACCCTCACGGAGGTAGAGTACGTGGTGGATCTGCGCAATCGGCTGGAAGAGACCTGCAGGCTGGCACGAGAGAACCTGCAGCAAGCAGCCACCAAGTACAAGCGACAGTATGATAAAAAAGCCCATGAGCGATGGTTTGAGGTAGGAGACGAAGTCTTGCTGCTCTtaccagagaaaaagaacaagctcCAAATTGCTTGGCAGGGCCCCTACAGGGTGATAGAGCGGGTGGACGACTGGGATTACCGTATTGCGGTCAAAGGAACCCCACGACTCTATCATGCCAATCTACTGAATCGGTACACCCGGAGAGAGGAGTGTTCCGCAGCTGTAGCCCCAGTGGtcatagaagaaacagaagatgacCACACAGGCTCTTTCAGCTCACAGGGGATTCCACTTCTACCCTTGCAAGCAGAAGAGACATGGAAAGATGTCTCTGTCCACACAAACCTCACTTCTTCACAGAAGCAGGAAATCATGGGTATCTGTCAGAGTGCTAGTGGCGTTCTCACCGACCTTCCCCTCAGGTGCACCGTGGGGGAGTGTGAGCTGGTTCTGGAGGACATTACACCAGTACGAGTCCGCCAGTACCCACTGCCCCACTCACAGTATGACGTAATCAGAGAGGAGGTCCAATCCATGCTGAAGATGGGAGTGATTGAGCCTGCCACGTCACCTTACTCTGCACCCATCGTATTAGTCAAAAAGAAAGACGGGAAGGTTCGCTTCTGTGTGGACTTTCGCCGTCTCAACCGGGTACTACGCTTTGATGCAGAACCGTTGCCCGATTTCAACCAGATTTTTGCAAAGCTGAGCCATGCCAAGTACTTTTCTAAACTCGACTTAGCTAAAGGGTATTGGCAGATACCCATGAAAGAGAGTGACCGACCCAAGACCGCATTCACAACGCCACAGGGTCAGTTTCAGTGGCTGGTGATGCCGTTCGGGCTGAAAACGGCCGGTGCGATTTTTAGTCGCATCATGCGAAGAATTCTGGGACCACTGCAGTTAGATGATGCCCATAACTTTATGGATGATCTGCTGCTGGCCACCGGTACTTGGGATCGTCACACCGAAGTTCTGCAGCAGATACTCTGCCGCCTACAGGAGGTACAGCTGTCGGCGAGACCTACTAAGTGCCAGCTTGGCTGTCCGGAAATCAGCTTTCTTGGACACCACCTCCAGGGTGGTCAGCTGCACCCAGAACAGGACAAGGTAGCAAAAATCCGGGAAGCACACCCTCCTGCCACAAAGAAGGAGCTGCATGCCTTCCTTGGACTGGCTGGCTATTACAGGCGTTTCGTGCCTAAGTTTTCAGAAACAGCCCTACCTCTGACCAACAAGACCAAGGGCAGTGAGCCCAACAAAGTTCTGTGGTCGGATGAGTGccagaaagcctttgacaagttAAAAGAAGCACTCATCAACCCCCCAGTGCTGGTCCTTCCCGACCCTAGCAAAACATTTGTGCTACGGACAGACGCCTCAGGGTTGGGCCTTGGGGCCGTGCTTCTTCAGGATCACGGTGAAGGACTACAACCCATAGCTTTCGCCAGCAAGAAGCTCAGTGGAGCTGAACAGCGGTACCACACCATAGAGCAGGAGGCACTGGCAGTGGTTTGGGGTATACGGAAGTTCTATCCCTACCTGTACGGAAGGCATTTTGTGCTTGAGAGCGACCATCATCCTCTCAAGTATCTGCACCGTATCCGTCCCGTCAGTCGACGTCTCATGGGATGGGCGGTGGAGCTCCAGTCTCACAGCTTCACCTTCAGACACATCAAGGGTGTCGACAACTTGGGGGCAGACTACCTGA GTGTGGAGAGCAAAGCCACTTACGGGCACATCGACGAGTAA